In one window of Onychomys torridus chromosome 5, mOncTor1.1, whole genome shotgun sequence DNA:
- the Dpep3 gene encoding dipeptidase 3: MSTMQLQPAGLEGPRALGLRPPGHRLFLLGMLLLVPPLWVTCTQTTPSPSSVPSTPGPSSTNATPGTPDASTTPGTTSDPRLREQARALMRGFRLVDGHNDLPLLLRERFQNKLQDVNLRNFTHGQTSLDRLRDGLVGAQFWSAYIPCQTQDRDAVRFALEQIDLIHRMCAAYPELELVTSTKGLQSTQKLACLIGVEGGHSLDSSLSVLRSFYQLGVRYLTLTFTCSTPWAESATKLRHGFYANISGLTSFGEKVVEEMNRLGMMIDLSHASDTLVKRTLEVSQAPVIFSHSAARAVCDSLLNVPDDILQLLKKNGGIVMVTLSMGVLQCSLLANVSTVADHFDHIRTVIGSEFIGIGGNYDGSGRFPQGLEDVSTYPVLIEELLRRGWSEQELQGVLRGNLLRVFGQVEQVRERSMGQSPVEVKFPDRQLTSTCHSHLLPQPQEKHQNTYLKVTKRPPNQVFRKFSKAPPWPLPGLTVAVTSLTLILWFW, translated from the exons ATGAGCACCATGCAGCTGCAGCCCGCGGGTCTTGAGGGTCCCCGCGCGCTCGGCCTGCGGCCTCCCGGGCACCGGCTGTTCCTGCTGGGGATGCTGCTTCTGGTTCCGCCTCTGTGGGTAACCTGCACCCAGACCACTCCCAGCCCCTCCAGCGTTCCGTCCACACCGGGGCCCTCCAGCACCAACGCCACTCCAGGCACTCCCGATGCCTCCACCACACCGGGCACAACCAGTGACCCTCGCCTTCGAGAGCAAGCCCGGGCCCTGATGCGAGGCTTCCGGCTTGTGGACGG CCATAAcgacctgcctctgctcctgagagAACGTTTCCAGAACAAGCTGCAGGATGTGAATCTGCGCAATTTCACCCATGGCCAGACCAGCTTGGATAGGCTTCGAGATGGCCTTGTTGGTGCCCAG TTCTGGTCAGCCTACATCCCATGCCAAACCCAGGACCGGGATGCTGTGCGCTTTGCCCTGGAACAGATCGACCTCATTCACCGAATGTGCGCTGCTTACCCTGAGCTGGAGCTTGTGACCTCAACAAAAG GTCTGCAGAGTACTCAGAAGCTGGCCTGCCTCATTGGTGTAGAAGGAGGCCACTCACTGGACAGTAGCCTCTCTGTGCTGCGCAGTTTCTACCAGCTAGGAGTGCGCTACCTGACGCTTACCTTCACCTGCAGCACACCCTG GGCAGAGAGTGCCACAAAGTTGAGACACGGCTTCTACGCTAACATCAGTGGCTTGACAAGCTTTGGTGAG AAAGTAGTAGAAGAAATGAACCGCCTAGGCATGATGATAGACTTGTCCCATGCTTCAGACACCTTAGTGAAGCGGACCCTGGAAGTGTCTCAGGCGCCTGTGATCTTCTCCCACTCAGCGGCTAGAGCTGTGTGCGACAGTTTGCTGAATGTTCCTGATGACATCCTGCAGCTTCTG AAAAAGAATGGTGGCATCGTGATGGTGACACTGTCCATGGGGGTGCTGCAGTGCAGTCTGCTTGCCAACGTGTCCACTGTGGCAG ATCATTTTGATCACATCCGGACAGTCATTGGATCAGAGTTCATTGGGATCGGTGGAAACTATGATGGGTCTGGAAG GTTCCCTCAGGGGCTGGAGGACGTGTCTACATACCCAGTGCTCATAGAGGAGCTGCTGAGACGGGGCTGGAGTGAACAGGAGCTGCAAGGTGTCCTTCGAGGAAACCTGCTTCGGGTCTTCGGACAGGTGGAACAG gtgagagagaggagCATGGGCCAGAGCCCTGTGGAGGTCAAGTTTCCAGACAGGCAGCTGACTAGCACCTGCCACTCCCACCTCCTACCTCAGCCCCAGGAAAAACACCAGAACACATACTTGAAGGTGACCAAGCGGCCACCTAATCAGGTCTTTCGGAAGTTCTCCAAAGCCCCCCCATGGCCCCTTCCGGGCCTCACAGTGGCTGTCACTTCCCTAACCCTCATCCTTTGGTTTTGGTGA